The Procambarus clarkii isolate CNS0578487 chromosome 39, FALCON_Pclarkii_2.0, whole genome shotgun sequence genome window below encodes:
- the LOC138372649 gene encoding uncharacterized protein, whose translation MWVQAACGLHAACRLQAASGLLASFGLQAACGLQAACGLQAASVLQAACGLHVASGFQVASELQAAYGLQAAYGLHGASELQAACGLHAECGLQAASRHQAASVLQARSGLKAACGLQAAFGLPVAYVGFRHIVGSTQHVGSRQQESFRQHVDSRQLVGFRQNVGSNQLVCFRQQVGCRQHVGFRQKLGCGSMFASGSM comes from the coding sequence ATGTGGgttcaggcagcatgtgggctgcATGCCGCATGTAGGCTCCAGGCAGCAAGTGGGCTCCTAGCATCAtttgggctccaggcagcatgtgggctccaggcagcatgtgggttACAGGCTGCAAGTgtgctccaggcagcatgtgggctccatgTAGCAAGTGGGTTCCAGGTAGCAAGTGAGCTCCAGGCAGCATATGGCCTCCAGGCAGCATATGGGCTCCATGGAGCAAGTgagctccaggcagcatgtgggcttcaCGCAgaatgtgggctccaggcagcaagtAGGCACCAGGCAGCAAGTGTGCTCCAGGCAAGAAGTGGGCTtaaggcagcatgtgggcttcaGGCAGCATTTGGGCTCCCGGTAGCATATGTGGGTTTCAGGCACATTGTGGGCTCCacgcagcatgtgggctccaggcagcaagaGAGCTTCAGGCAGCATGTGGACTCCAGGCAGCTAGTGGGCTTCAGGCAGAATGTGGGCTCCAATCAGCTAGTTTGCTTCAGGCAGCAAGTGGGCtgcaggcagcatgtgggcttcaGGCAGAAATTGGGCTGCGGCAGCATGTTTGCTTCAGGCAGCATGTGA
- the LOC138372648 gene encoding uncharacterized protein gives MWDLGSMWAPGRMRVPGSKWAPGSKWARDSKWASCSIWASFSNWSPGSIWAPGRKWLQAHCGHQAANGLHAECGHQATCVLHAACGLQAAFGLHAACGFQAACEMQAASVLQAACGLLAATYELQAAFGLQAACGFQAACGIQAASGLQAPCGLQAACGLQAACGLQAPNELQAACGLQAPSGLQSECGLPTEFGLQAVCGLQAASGLQAACVRQAHRELLDACGLQAA, from the exons atgtgggatctagggagcatgtgggctccaggccgCATGAGGGTTCCAGGCAGcaagtgggctccaggcagcaagtGGGCTCGAGACAGCAAGTGGGCTTCATGCAGCATATGGGCTTCATTCAGCAATTGGTCTCCAGGCAGCATTTGGGCTCCAGGCAGAAAGTGGCTTCAGGCACATTGTGGGCACCAGGCAGCAAATGGGCTTCATGCAGAATGTGGGCATCAGGCAACATGTGTGCTCCatgcagcatgtgggctccaggcagcatttGGGCTCCACGCAGCATGTGGGTTCCAGGCAGCATGTGAGATGCAGGCTGCAAGTgtgctccaggcagcatgtgggctcttgGCAGCAA CATATGAGCTCCAGGCAGCAtttgggctccaggcagcatgtggattccaggcagcatgtgggatCCAGGCTGCAAGTGGGCTCCAGGCaccatgtgggctccaggcagcatgcggtctccaggcagcatgtgggctccaggcaccAAATGAGCTTCAGGCAGCATGTGGACTCCAGGCACCTAGTGGGCTTCAGTCAGAATGTGGGCTTCCGACAGAATTTGGGCTGCAGGCAGTATGTGGGCTTCAGGCGGcaagtgggctccaggcagcatgtgtgCGTCAGGCACATCGTGAGCTCCTCGacgcatgtgggctccaggcagcatga